In Flavobacteriaceae bacterium, the following proteins share a genomic window:
- a CDS encoding methyltransferase domain-containing protein: MSKLFTVSAFKNIKQTGSLFRSSKFLAKKLTTSLLPEKPLIILELGAGDGVITKQILSKINSQSKLYSYEINNLFLPKLEAINDDRLIILNRCVSTITNDFNIGDIDIIISSLPLTNIDHAFKKQLMADIKTVLKPEGQFIQYQYTKNDKNLLKGNFSKFNTNFCLLNVPPAFIYTCIN, encoded by the coding sequence ATGTCGAAACTATTTACAGTTAGTGCTTTTAAAAATATAAAACAAACTGGTAGCTTATTTAGAAGCTCTAAATTTTTAGCTAAAAAACTAACGACATCTTTATTACCTGAAAAGCCATTAATAATTTTAGAACTTGGAGCCGGAGATGGTGTAATTACGAAACAAATCTTATCAAAGATCAATTCGCAATCTAAATTATACTCTTATGAAATCAACAATCTTTTTTTACCAAAATTAGAAGCTATTAATGATGATCGTTTAATTATCTTAAACCGCTGTGTCTCTACTATTACTAACGATTTTAATATTGGAGATATTGATATTATAATTTCTAGTTTACCACTTACTAATATTGATCATGCTTTTAAGAAACAGCTAATGGCAGATATAAAAACTGTTTTAAAGCCTGAAGGACAGTTTATTCAATACCAATACACTAAAAATGACAAGAATCTTTTAAAAGGTAATTTTTCTAAATTCAACACTAATTTTTGTTTACTCAACGTTCCTCCTGCATTTATTTATACTTGCATCAATTAA
- a CDS encoding ABC transporter ATP-binding protein: protein MIQAKNIHKYYENLQVLKGVDLHIKNGEIVSIVGASGAGKTTLLQILGTLDKASKKESSELIINTTKITDLSEKELAKFRNENIGFIFQFHQLLPEFTAIENVCLPAFIKGTSKTNAESKAKELLEFLGLSERINHKPNELSGGEQQRVAVARALINNPKLIFADEPSGNLDSESADNLHNLFFKLRNEFGQTFVIVTHNEELANMADRKLTMIDGKIVD, encoded by the coding sequence ATGATCCAAGCTAAAAATATTCACAAATATTATGAAAATCTTCAAGTTCTAAAAGGCGTAGATTTACATATTAAAAATGGAGAGATTGTTTCTATAGTTGGTGCTTCTGGAGCTGGAAAAACAACATTACTTCAAATTTTAGGGACTTTAGATAAAGCTTCTAAGAAAGAAAGTTCAGAATTAATTATAAACACTACTAAAATTACCGATTTATCTGAAAAAGAACTTGCCAAGTTTAGAAACGAAAATATCGGTTTTATTTTTCAATTTCATCAATTATTACCTGAGTTTACAGCTATAGAAAATGTTTGTTTACCAGCTTTTATAAAAGGGACCTCTAAAACAAATGCAGAATCTAAAGCAAAAGAGTTATTAGAATTTTTAGGGCTCTCTGAACGTATTAATCATAAGCCAAATGAACTTTCTGGAGGTGAACAACAGCGTGTTGCGGTTGCAAGAGCACTAATAAATAATCCAAAGCTAATTTTTGCAGATGAACCTTCTGGGAACTTAGATAGTGAATCTGCAGATAACCTTCACAATCTCTTTTTTAAACTTAGAAATGAGTTTGGGCAAACTTTTGTTATTGTAACTCATAATGAAGAATTAGCGAATATGGCGGATCGTAAATTAACTATGATAGATGGTAAAATTGTAGATTAA